The genomic segment GACATGCTACCTCCTCTTTACCTTCCTTCTTGCTCTGCCCTCCAGCGTACTGCTTACTGACTTCTTAGCTTTTATTGCAAAACATTAATTCCCTTTTTGTCATCTAATGTTGCTTTTCTCCATTGCTTTCTTATGTGTCTCCTTTCCTTCACCAATTTCtcgttttctttctgttgtctaGACCTAATAGGCTTCAACctgttcatcttcttctctcAATGTTTCCAGATCTTCCAGTACAATATTCATAGATGATGTCTACCATCCTTTCGAATTACTATATTGTTGTGCCTTAAGCCCATCTAACAAGATTATCATGGTACCTATTAACTGTCTCCAGTCTGATAACTTAAAGATGTTACCACATACTGTGCGAGTCAGGATACCTTTGTGTTGATGTAGGTCAGCAACGGTTTCTTCGCTGGAATCATCATCACTCGTGGTTACTTCATCTGATTGAGTAAAAAAGTTGGGCCaaagtttttaaattaaaggctGAACATgcataaatgttacatttaaagcTTTATAAACTATGTTTCAAACTAAATTTTACCGTCATGATTGATCTCGATGTCATCCAGCCCTTTCCCTTGCAGATCAGACAGTTTTCCTTTCTCCATTGCCATGAACAGTTTGCTGACTTTTGCAAGCTGCAGGGTACTCTCTGGAAGCCGGTAGAGTTCTCTGTGGACACGGATGTTGTGTCCGAGAAAGGTGGCAAGTTgatccatttcattttctttaagaTTTAGCACTGTGGACAAAGTGGCGACTTGTTTCCAAAATCTTGTTGAGGTGAGTGCCTCTGGGTACTTTGCACCACATTGTTTAGCATACTTGCGAAAGCAGTCAGAGCCTCTGTAATGGGAAAGGACACCTGGGCGTGCAAACAAGTACACATTCTGTGTGCAGACTTGACATTCATTCCTGTTTGTCACAAGGAGGTGCATTGCAGCGATCATGTCAGATGTGAGAAGCACAGGTACCATTCTTGACCCTTTACCACGAATCTCAACTCTGTCAAAGTGCCTTGCAAGCTTCCTTTCCAATTCAGTAAGGCCGATCATAATGTCAGGATTCAACTCTGTGCGATTCCGCGATGTGAAAACCCGGAGCTCCATTTTTGAAACTTCCCCTTGCCTTTTTCCGTTAAATAGTACTACCTGCGTTAAAGTCACTTTAGCAAGATTTCCGAAGGTTATGCTGTTGCGGTTTTCCTCCAGGTCCTTCACGCACTTAGCAGATTCGGTTGCAAGAAACTggtgcagcagcaacacatcCTGTGTAAATGGTAAAACCTGTGGTTTATTCCATTTGGCTTGTTTAAGTGTACCCAATGCAGCAGCTGAAATGGACTCTGTCCACTTTTTCTCATACAGAGTGGCAAATTGCTTGGCTAACTCTGCAACATCATAGCGATTTGCGATGATGGCATTGCACTGCACAATGCCTGCAACTTTGGCCAAACTGTGCCCCAATTTCAAAGCCAAGGATGGGGTTTTATATGAGTTGCTTTCCAACTCATAACCAGCAACAGCTCTGACTGCTTGTATGACCTGGGGAAAGTTACTGGGCATAACAAGGTCTTCTGTGCTCTTCAAAGGTGTCATAGCTCTTGCCGTTATCAATAATCTTGCCATCTCTCTCATTTTTTGGCATATGTAATCCTTCCTTCTCTCATGTGGTTTCCTGGCGTTATACAGTGACTCGCCAAGGCTAAGAATGTCTCTTTCACTCCTTACTACCAAGGAAATGTCATCCTGGTTCATTTCACAGGCAATCTTCCAAACAGCTTCATGAATTTGATCAGGTTTCGGTAAGTCCAGTTGGATCCGTTTTCGCCCAGTGGGAGGCTCTCCCTCAATGGACTTCTCAGGACAGTTTCTCACATGTCTCCAAAGGCAATCTCTTGCATATAGTCCTTGACAAAACTCGCAATGACGATAACCATCAGACTCTCTTGCTCTAGTGGGTCTTTGACAAGCAACCATTTCCCCAGCACCAGAGGTTGCCATGGTAGCATTAGGGTTAAAGTTATTGTGTGAT from the Sparus aurata chromosome 4, fSpaAur1.1, whole genome shotgun sequence genome contains:
- the LOC115580511 gene encoding uncharacterized protein LOC115580511 isoform X22, with the protein product MSKRRARLHPEAEATQFILSGGDKPCLKVQWINDYKGRGVFACAPIEKGSFVVEYRGELISQYERDKRQKKYREKQNVFLFDFEWNSSSWCIDASHEDDSLGRLVNDGHKSSNCKMKKLTVHGKPHLCLFAIEDIQAESEITYDYGESQWPWRALTPSVQTLTQPSADQEVCERSTSSFQQRPSVQILTQPFADQEASERSTSSFQQRPSVQILTQPFADQEASERSTSSFQQKPNVQTLTQPFAGQEASERSTSSFQQTPSVQILTQPSADQEVCESSTSSFQQTPSVQILTQPSADQEVCESSTSSFQQVSQTTGGVSFHQTATAKQISTDESSDCTDYDPNPIPLGMSCSANSSGNTSHNNFNPNATMATSGAGEMVACQRPTRARESDGYRHCEFCQGLYARDCLWRHVRNCPEKSIEGEPPTGRKRIQLDLPKPDQIHEAVWKIACEMNQDDISLVVRSERDILSLGESLYNARKPHERRKDYICQKMREMARLLITARAMTPLKSTEDLVMPSNFPQVIQAVRAVAGYELESNSYKTPSLALKLGHSLAKVAGIVQCNAIIANRYDVAELAKQFATLYEKKWTESISAAALGTLKQAKWNKPQVLPFTQDVLLLHQFLATESAKCVKDLEENRNSITFGNLAKVTLTQVVLFNGKRQGEVSKMELRVFTSRNRTELNPDIMIGLTELERKLARHFDRVEIRGKGSRMVPVLLTSDMIAAMHLLVTNRNECQVCTQNVYLFARPGVLSHYRGSDCFRKYAKQCGAKYPEALTSTRFWKQVATLSTVLNLKENEMDQLATFLGHNIRVHRELYRLPESTLQLAKVSKLFMAMEKGKLSDLQGKGLDDIEINHDDEVTTSDDDSSEETVADLHQHKGSRTETPGNPSHAPDSTTLDSMEGTSASTTLDNMEGTSASTTLDNKNGNTEPRNAGKVRSELQSTR
- the LOC115580511 gene encoding uncharacterized protein LOC115580511 isoform X21, yielding MSKRRARLHPEAEATQFILSGGDKPCLKVQWINDYKGRGVFACAPIEKGSFVVEYRGELISQYERDKRQKKYREKQNVFLFDFEWNSSSWCIDASHEDDSLGRLVNDGHKSSNCKMKKLTVHGKPHLCLFAIEDIQAESEITYDYGESQWPWRALTPSVQTLTQPSADQEVCERSTSSFQQTPSVQILTQPSADQEVCERSTSSFQQKPSVQILTQPSADQEVCESSTSSFQQTPSVQTLTQPSADQEVCERSTSSFQQTPSVQILTQPSADQEASERSTSSFQQRPSVQILTQPFADQEASERSTSSFQQTPSVQILTQPSADQEVCESSTSSFQQVSQTTGGVSFHQTATAKQISTDESSDCTDYDPNPIPLGMSCSANSSGNTSHNNFNPNATMATSGAGEMVACQRPTRARESDGYRHCEFCQGLYARDCLWRHVRNCPEKSIEGEPPTGRKRIQLDLPKPDQIHEAVWKIACEMNQDDISLVVRSERDILSLGESLYNARKPHERRKDYICQKMREMARLLITARAMTPLKSTEDLVMPSNFPQVIQAVRAVAGYELESNSYKTPSLALKLGHSLAKVAGIVQCNAIIANRYDVAELAKQFATLYEKKWTESISAAALGTLKQAKWNKPQVLPFTQDVLLLHQFLATESAKCVKDLEENRNSITFGNLAKVTLTQVVLFNGKRQGEVSKMELRVFTSRNRTELNPDIMIGLTELERKLARHFDRVEIRGKGSRMVPVLLTSDMIAAMHLLVTNRNECQVCTQNVYLFARPGVLSHYRGSDCFRKYAKQCGAKYPEALTSTRFWKQVATLSTVLNLKENEMDQLATFLGHNIRVHRELYRLPESTLQLAKVSKLFMAMEKGKLSDLQGKGLDDIEINHDDEVTTSDDDSSEETVADLHQHKGSRTETPGNPSHAPDSTTLDSMEGTSASTTLDNMEGTSASTTLDNKNGNTEPRNAGKVRSELQSTR
- the LOC115580511 gene encoding uncharacterized protein LOC115580511 isoform X17 gives rise to the protein MSKRRARLHPEAEATQFILSGGDKPCLKVQWINDYKGRGVFACAPIEKGSFVVEYRGELISQYERDKRQKKYREKQNVFLFDFEWNSSSWCIDASHEDDSLGRLVNDGHKSSNCKMKKLTVHGKPHLCLFAIEDIQAESEITYDYGESQWPWRALTPSVQTLTQPSADQEVCERSTSSFQQTPSVQILTQPSADQEVCERSTSSFQQRPSVQILTQPFADQEASERSTSSFQQRPSVQILTQPFADQEASERSTSSFQQKPNVQTLTQPFAGQEASERSTSSFQQTPSVQILTQPSADQEVCESSTSSFQQTPSVQILTQPSADQEVCESSTSSFQQVSQTTGGVSFHQTATAKQISTDESSDCTDYDPNPIPLGMSCSANSSGNTSHNNFNPNATMATSGAGEMVACQRPTRARESDGYRHCEFCQGLYARDCLWRHVRNCPEKSIEGEPPTGRKRIQLDLPKPDQIHEAVWKIACEMNQDDISLVVRSERDILSLGESLYNARKPHERRKDYICQKMREMARLLITARAMTPLKSTEDLVMPSNFPQVIQAVRAVAGYELESNSYKTPSLALKLGHSLAKVAGIVQCNAIIANRYDVAELAKQFATLYEKKWTESISAAALGTLKQAKWNKPQVLPFTQDVLLLHQFLATESAKCVKDLEENRNSITFGNLAKVTLTQVVLFNGKRQGEVSKMELRVFTSRNRTELNPDIMIGLTELERKLARHFDRVEIRGKGSRMVPVLLTSDMIAAMHLLVTNRNECQVCTQNVYLFARPGVLSHYRGSDCFRKYAKQCGAKYPEALTSTRFWKQVATLSTVLNLKENEMDQLATFLGHNIRVHRELYRLPESTLQLAKVSKLFMAMEKGKLSDLQGKGLDDIEINHDDEVTTSDDDSSEETVADLHQHKGSRTETPGNPSHAPDSTTLDSMEGTSASTTLDNMEGTSASTTLDNKNGNTEPRNAGKVRSELQSTR